From a region of the Castanea sativa cultivar Marrone di Chiusa Pesio chromosome 10, ASM4071231v1 genome:
- the LOC142613207 gene encoding uncharacterized protein LOC142613207 — MDEYSGKRAVDGIVVSRKGSSLALRENANNRDHNAQFCNRIGCNGRPNSARGVQNGCSEKAKPSRPLLRSSSSGKEIIGSSSKTSSVISKGRKSVIEPSKKLSSQLATDSSETSSVQDEPEVSELTAPPGKIQRGSEKVESSSVTLMEEGSSSVASDTRSRRNLHQGSGLRNQDNLVASSVSLGSKSTVQATRAGANRYGLRNLRCNSISDVIPSGCSSSESSFSKRKDMVKRRNSEGESSSAARGKKMNGSLLEGRSSNSSPSISISDSRRARNIPSHRDNSVPSVRNKRPVNSHTRARLSNQGNMNSLSPNEPSVAIPQMLQTGISSDVNGPSSSHQSSSEIPSNHALSYSRPGGSSERLHSIRPASPAEVGITRSLMNRDSIRRYNGIAEVLMALERIEQDEDLTYEQILVLETNLFLNGLYVYDQHRDMRLDIDNMSYEELLALEERMGTVSTALTEETLSECLKRSIYESTAPEDAAAGCIGENDVGKKDDVKCSICQEEYVVGDELGRLQCEHKFHVDCIEQWLGLKNWCPICKASAVPSPSPSPLSPS, encoded by the exons ATGGATGAATATTCTGGTAAAAGAGCTGTAGATGGGATTGTGGTCTCTAGAAAGGGATCTAGTCTTGCGTTGAGAGAGAATGCCAACAATAGAGATCATAATGCTCAATTTTGCAACCGAATTGGTTGCAATGGCAGACCGAATTCTGCTAGAGGTGTTCAAAATGGCTGTTCAGAAAAGGCCAAACCTTCAAGACCTTTACTCCGCTCTTCTTCAAGTGGCAAGGAAATAATTGGAAGTTCCTCTAAGACTTCCTCTGTGATCAGCAAGGGAAGAAAATCTGTCATAGAGCCTTCAAAGAAGTTATCATCTCAATTAGCAACTGATTCATCTGAAACTAGTAGTGTTCAGGATGAACCAGAGGTTTCAGAACTCACTGCCCCACCTGGAAAGATTCAGAGAGGGTCGGAAAAAGTGGAGTCTAGCAGTGTCACATTAATGGAAGAGGGAAGCTCTAGTGTAGCATCAGATACAAGATCTCGAAGGAATCTTCATCAGGGATCTGGATTGCGCAACCAAGATAATCTAGTTGCTTCATCCGTGTCTTTGGGATCTAAGAGCACTGTCCAGGCAACACGTGCTGGTGCAAACAGGTATGGTTTAAGAAATCTCAGATGTAATTCAATATCAGATGTCATCCCATCAGGTTGCTCATCCTCAGAATCAAGTTTCAGTAAAAGGAAGGATATGGTAAAAAGGAGAAATTCTGAAGGAGAAAGTAGTTCTGCTGCCAGAGGGAAGAAGATGAAtgggtctttgttggaaggacggAGCTCCAATTCTAGCCCCAGCATCTCCATTTCTGATTCAAGACGAGCTAGAAATATTCCTTCTCACAGGGATAATAGTGTACCATCAGTTAGGAATAAGAGACCAGTTAATAGTCACACCAGGGCAAGGCTCTCTAATCAAGGAAATATGAACAGTCTGTCACCAAATGAGCCCTCTGTTGCAATCCCACAAATGCTTCAAACTGGCATATCTAGTGACGTGAATGGTCCTAGTTCATCACATCAATCATCTTCTGAAATTCCCTCAAATCATGCACTTTCTTACAGTCGACCTGGCGGTAGCAGTGAGCGTCTGCACAGTATTAGGCCAGCTAGTCCTGCAGAAGTGGGCATTACCCGCTCTTTGATGAATCGGGACAGCATCAGGCGCTACAATGGAATTGCAGAG GTATTAATGGCACTTGAGAGGATCGAACAAGATGAAGATCTTACATATGAG CAAATACTTGTTCTGGAGACCAACTTGTTCCTTAATGGCCTTTATGTCTATGATCAGCACAGAGACATGAGACTGGACATTGATAACATGTCATATGAG GAATTATTAGCTCTGGAAGAGAGGATGGGAACTGTGAGCACAGCACTGACAGAAGAAACATTGTCAGAATGCCTGAAGAGGAGCATTTATGAGTCTACAGCTCCAGAGGATGCAGCAGCGGGCTGCATTGGGGAAAATGATGTTGGGAAAAAGGATGATGTCAAATGTAGTATATGCCAG GAGGAGTATGTTGTTGGAGATGAACTGGGTAGATTGCAGTGTGAGCACAAGTTTCATGTGGACTGCATAGAACAGTGGCTGGGGTTGAAGAATTGGTGCCCCATTTGCAAAGCATCGGCGGTGCCCTCACCCTCGCCATCACCTTTGTCGCCCTCTTAG